From the genome of Neomonachus schauinslandi chromosome 5, ASM220157v2, whole genome shotgun sequence, one region includes:
- the LOC110577821 gene encoding lens fiber major intrinsic protein, whose amino-acid sequence MWELRSASFWRAIFAEFFATLFYVFFGLGASLRWAPGPLHVLQVALAFGLALATLVQAVGHISGAHVNPAVTFAFLVGSQMSLLRAFCYMAAQLLGAVAGAAVLYSVTPPAVRGNLALNTLHPGVSVGQATTVEIFLTLQFVLCIFATYDERRNGRLGSVALAVGFSLTLGHLFGMYYTGAGMNPARSFAPAILTRNFTNHWVYWVGPIIGGGLGSLLYDFLLFPRLKSVSERLSILKGARPSDSNGQPESTGEPVELKTQAL is encoded by the exons ATGTGGGAACTGCGGTCAGCCTCCTTCTGGAGGGCCATATTTGCTGAGTTCTTTGCCACCCTCTTCTATGTCTTTTTCGGATTGGGGGCCTCACTGCGTTGGGCCCCCGGACCCCTGCATGTCCTGCAGGTGGCTCTGGCCTTTGGCCTGGCCCTGGCTACACTGGTGCAGGCTGTGGGCCACATCAGCGGGGCCCATGTCAATCCTGCAGTCACTTTCGCCTTCCTTGTGGGTTCCCAGATGTCTCTGCTCCGTGCCTTCTGCTATATGGCAGCCCAACTCCTGGGAGCTGTGGCTGGGGCCGCCGTGCTGTATAGTGTCACCCCGCCTGCCGTCCGAGGAAACCTAGCACTTAATACG TTGCACCCTGGGGTGAGTGTGGGCCAGGCCACCACGGTGGAGATCTTCCTGACGCTCCAGTTTGTGCTCTGCATCTTTGCCACATACGACGAGAGGCGGAATGGCCGCCTGGGATCTGTAGCCCTGGCTGTTGgcttctccctcaccctgggGCACCTCTTTGGG ATGTATTATACTGGTGCAGGCATGAACCCTGCCCGCTCCTTTGCTCCTGCCATTCTCACCAGAAACTTCACCAACCACTGG GTATACTGGGTGGGCCCAATCATTGGAGGGGGACTAGGCAGTCTCCTCTACgactttctcctcttcccccgGCTCAAGAGTGTTTCTGAGAGACTGTCTATTCTCAAGGGTGCCAGGCCCAGTGACTCCAATGGACAACCAGAGAGCACTGGGGAACCTGTTGAACTGAAGACCCAGGCCCTGTGA